A window from Acidobacteriota bacterium encodes these proteins:
- the ftcD gene encoding glutamate formimidoyltransferase: MLESIPNVSEGRRPEVIDRLARAVNRPGVWLLDRTSDPDHHRSVFTLAGEPEPLIDALFALYERALQEVDLRRPRGVHPRLGAVDVVPFVPLASRPMADAVAAAEVLGRRVAERFGLPVLLYEQAARRPERQRLPKVRRGGFERLAERLAVPGGEPDFGPRRPHPSAGATVIGARDFLIAFNFVLSREDLALARGIAAEIREAAGGLAGVRALGLALESRRRAQVSVNLVDTRATTLRELFDAVQSRARKAGAEVDESELIGLLPAHAVEGDLADLARDLRLPRLERHQVVEWALEDAGA; this comes from the coding sequence TTGCTCGAATCGATTCCCAACGTCAGCGAAGGAAGGCGGCCGGAGGTCATCGACCGCCTGGCGAGGGCCGTGAACCGCCCCGGAGTTTGGCTGCTCGACCGAACCTCGGATCCCGACCACCATCGCTCGGTGTTCACCCTGGCCGGCGAACCGGAACCGTTGATCGACGCCCTCTTCGCCCTTTACGAGAGGGCGCTTCAAGAAGTCGATCTCCGACGGCCGAGGGGCGTCCACCCGCGCTTGGGCGCCGTGGATGTGGTGCCCTTCGTGCCCTTGGCCAGCCGCCCGATGGCCGATGCCGTCGCCGCTGCCGAGGTCCTCGGCCGGCGCGTCGCGGAACGCTTCGGTTTGCCGGTACTGCTCTACGAACAGGCGGCCCGGCGGCCGGAGCGGCAGCGCCTACCGAAGGTCCGCCGGGGGGGCTTCGAGAGACTCGCCGAGCGCCTCGCAGTACCCGGCGGCGAGCCGGACTTCGGCCCGCGACGGCCGCATCCGTCCGCTGGCGCCACGGTGATCGGCGCGCGGGATTTCCTGATCGCCTTCAACTTCGTACTGAGCCGCGAGGATCTGGCCCTGGCGCGCGGCATCGCGGCGGAGATCCGGGAAGCCGCCGGCGGATTGGCCGGCGTGCGAGCCCTCGGCCTCGCCCTCGAAAGCCGGCGGCGGGCGCAGGTGAGCGTCAACCTGGTGGATACCCGGGCGACGACTCTGCGAGAGCTGTTCGATGCGGTGCAGAGCCGGGCGCGGAAAGCGGGAGCCGAGGTCGATGAGAGCGAACTGATCGGCCTCTTGCCGGCTCATGCGGTGGAGGGCGATCTCGCCGACCTGGCTCGCGACCTGCGGCTGCCCCGCCTGGAACGGCACCAGGTGGTGGAATGGGCGCTGGAAGACGCCGGCGCCTAA